One part of the Cyclobacteriaceae bacterium genome encodes these proteins:
- the folB gene encoding dihydroneopterin aldolase, translating to MTGRVALEGLEFHAFHGVYPHERESGNWFEVDVAVETDFTADAFQDDLSGTVNYEALFRIIKDEMEKPSKLLETVAGQIIDCIFRELPVVQAVELKISKINPPIGGKCKRATVEIYKKR from the coding sequence GGTCGTGTTGCGCTTGAAGGTCTTGAGTTCCACGCCTTTCATGGTGTGTACCCGCATGAGCGTGAATCCGGTAACTGGTTTGAGGTAGATGTAGCCGTTGAAACAGATTTTACAGCAGATGCATTTCAGGATGATTTGTCAGGCACGGTAAACTATGAAGCGCTTTTCAGGATCATTAAAGATGAAATGGAGAAACCGTCCAAACTTCTGGAAACCGTGGCAGGCCAGATAATCGACTGCATCTTCCGTGAATTGCCGGTGGTACAAGCCGTAGAATTGAAAATTTCTAAAATTAATCCGCCCATAGGAGGTAAGTGCAAACGTGCTACGGTGGAGATTTATAAAAAACGGTAA